The Alkalihalophilus pseudofirmus nucleotide sequence AGTTATTGCAGCTTGAAAAGGAATCTGGTGTAACACTTTCTAACTCACCCACGCAAAGAGTGGGGTATGAAGTGAAATCTAAGCTAAATAAGACTGAACACCCCAAGCCATTACTTTCACTTGATAAGACAAAGGACATCAATGAGCTTAAAGCATTCATTGGTAATCAAGAATGTATCATAAGCTTAAAGATTGATGGACTTACTACAAAGACTGACTACAAAAATGGAAAGCTAACACTTGGATCTACTCGTGGTAATGGCTTAATTGGTGAAGTTATTACTCATAATGTTAAGACATTTAAAAATGTGCCAACTCATATAAATAACGATATCTCTGTAGTAGGTGAGTCAGTAATTACATTCTCAGACTTTCAAGCCATCAACTCTACACTTGCAGACGAGGATAAATATAAATCTGCTCGCAACCTAGCAAGTGGCTCAGTACGACAATTAGACAGTGAAATTTGTAGTAAGAGAAATGTTAAATTCCTTGCTTTTGGACTACTTGAATCAGCCCATGAATTTAAAACAAGATCAGAGCAGCTTGAATTCTTACAGTCTAGAGGGTTTGAATTAGCTCCTTATCTTTTAGTAAATAAAGATAATGTGGATGATGCTGTAGCACTATTGAGAGATAAAGCAATTAAAGATGATATCCCTATTGACGGCTTAGTGTGTACATACAACGATATCAAGCATGCGGAGGCATTGGGCTATACATCTAAGCACCCAAAATACTCACTCGCTTTCAAGTTCGAAGATGACGAATATGAAACTGAATTCATTGGTGTAGAAGCGAATACAACTAGAACGGGCATGATCTCTTTAACGGGATTATTTAAACCTGTGGATATTGATGGAGTAACAGTTACTCGTGCATCATTACATAATGTAGATTTATTTGAAGGGTTGCAGCTAGGTGTGGGTGATACAATCACAGTTAGACGTGCTAACATGGTTATTCCACAGATTATGAGCAATCTAACACGCAGTAACACTATTGATGTGCCTGAAACTTGCCCATCATGCGGTCATAAGGCTGAAATAAAAGTAGCCAAAGAAGCAAGATTCTTATACTGCAGCAATGAGCAATGTGTGTCACTAGTAGGTAGACGCTTAGAGCATTATGTCAGTCGTGATGCGTTGAATATTCAAGGATTTTCAGAAGCAACGATTAATAAGTTTATTGAGCAAGGTTTTATCAAGACAATTGATGATATCTACTCACTATCCAAACATGAAAAAGATATTGTGAAATTGGATGGCTTTGGTAAGCGCTCATATAATAAGTTAATTCAAGCAATTGAAAGCTCAAAGAAAGTTAAATTCGGAAGTTTTATTTATGCGTTAGGCATCCCACATGTAGGAAAGTCTACAGGAAAAACATTAGCTAAAGAATATACTCTTGAAACATTACCGAGTGCAGAGAAACGCTCTCTAATGCAATTAGATGACATTGGACAGGTAGTTGCAGAGAGTATTGTCAGATGGTTCTCTGTAGATACCAATGTGAATCTATATAAGAAGCTTATGGAAGTTGGCTTAGAGTTTGTTGAGTCTGCATTAGTAAGTGAGGATAGCTCCATAGCAGGTAAGACCTTTGTTGTTACTGGTAGTGTTGGAGTATTTAAAAACAGAAAAGAGCTTCAAGCAAGAATTGAAGAGCTTGGCGGTAAGGTGTCAGGATCTGTGAGTGCAAAGACCGATTATCTTATTTGCGACATGGATAACAGAACAAGCACTAAATTTAAAAAAGCAGAGAAGTTAAATATTCCAATTATAACAGAAGACATATTCCTAAGTATCA carries:
- the ligA gene encoding NAD-dependent DNA ligase LigA, which produces MERMHKLIKVLNEANDAYYNSNNLLLSDREYDLMYDELLQLEKESGVTLSNSPTQRVGYEVKSKLNKTEHPKPLLSLDKTKDINELKAFIGNQECIISLKIDGLTTKTDYKNGKLTLGSTRGNGLIGEVITHNVKTFKNVPTHINNDISVVGESVITFSDFQAINSTLADEDKYKSARNLASGSVRQLDSEICSKRNVKFLAFGLLESAHEFKTRSEQLEFLQSRGFELAPYLLVNKDNVDDAVALLRDKAIKDDIPIDGLVCTYNDIKHAEALGYTSKHPKYSLAFKFEDDEYETEFIGVEANTTRTGMISLTGLFKPVDIDGVTVTRASLHNVDLFEGLQLGVGDTITVRRANMVIPQIMSNLTRSNTIDVPETCPSCGHKAEIKVAKEARFLYCSNEQCVSLVGRRLEHYVSRDALNIQGFSEATINKFIEQGFIKTIDDIYSLSKHEKDIVKLDGFGKRSYNKLIQAIESSKKVKFGSFIYALGIPHVGKSTGKTLAKEYTLETLPSAEKRSLMQLDDIGQVVAESIVRWFSVDTNVNLYKKLMEVGLEFVESALVSEDSSIAGKTFVVTGSVGVFKNRKELQARIEELGGKVSGSVSAKTDYLICDMDNRTSTKFKKAEKLNIPIITEDIFLSIIEGEVSE